From Strix aluco isolate bStrAlu1 chromosome 5, bStrAlu1.hap1, whole genome shotgun sequence:
CAAGGGACAGGGCTGCTGGGCAGCGTGGGGCAGGAGGGACTCGCTGAACTGGGGGCACTGGCCTGTACtgggctgggaggaagggaggcaggATGAGGCTTTGGCCCTCCAGCCTGGCTTTGTCCCCCAAGTGTGGGGAGCagtgagcggggctggggggctctaCCCCCCTGCACTCCTTGGCATGgcagtggggtgcagggtgcaggatggggggtgtgggggtgccccTGGGGACGGGCCCCGCTCTTGGGGTGCTGCGTGGCACAATGCGGCTGCCGGGGCCTGGCCCCCACCGCGGGANNNNNNNNNNNNNNNNNNNNNNNNNNNNNNNNNNNNNNNNNNNNNNNNNNNNNNNNNNNNNNNNNNNNNNNNNNNNNNNNNNNNNNNNNNNNNNNNNNNNNNNNNNNNNNNNNNNNNNNNNNNNNNNNNNNNNNNNNNNNNNNNNNNNNNNNNNNNNNNNNNNNNNNNNNNNNNNNNNNNNNNNNNNNNNNNNNNNNNNNTGCATGGCGTGGCACAGCGTGACACACGTGAcacagcacggcacagcacgACGCACACCATGGCacggctcagctcggctcggctcggggGTGCATCACCACAGGCCCTGGGACCTGCACCAGCCGCGCCCCCACCCCCCGGCAGGACCCCGTGGCCCGTTGCCCCCGTGAGGAGCCCAGGGCCACCATGGGCCGCCCCATGGTTGGGCTCCGCGGATCGGGGGGTCCCcagctggggggggctgcagcgtGGGGTACCCCGCTGGGAGACCCAGGCCAggctccccaccagcccccgccccgcctcgggGAGCAGAAGCCCCCCCCTGAGCCCATGGGCTCAACCATTAACCGGGGGCTGGTTAACTGGTGACCGATTGCCCCCGCGGGGATAAAACTGGGGGGGGCCGgcagctgccccacagcccccccaaccATGAGGAGCCTCCAGGCGGTGAGTACGGGCAGGGGGGACCCAGTGCcccacacctggggggggggggtcagacCCCCACATCACCCCCCACACCGGGGGGTCAGACTCCCCCCGCATCTCCGCATGCATGGGAGTGCAGCCCCTCCCCgatcccccccccctccaacccGTGGGGCCCAGCCCCACaagtgtcacacacacacacaccccccccgtgGGGCCTGTGCCGACAGGGAGCAGCCcttgggaccccccccccccaaaactctGTGGGGTGGGGGGCTCACAGCTCAGCACCGTTgctttttttggggagggggaggagatccCCTGGTGATGTCCCCCCTATGTGGGGGGGGCAGCCCCATGGGGaacgctcccccccccccccccccccagcccaggggtCTGTGGGTGTggaggggggccggggcgggTCGAGTCAGGGCCCCCTCAGGGCAGACACTGCCCCGGGGTGTTCCCCCCCCCACGCggggcaggatcgggccccgctgaccccccccccggcccctctcgCCGCAGgacgccgccgcctcccccgtgGGGCCCGAGtctggcggggccgggcccgaGTACCGGAACTACCGGGTGAGTACGGGGGGGCCCCCCCAGGGTAATAGCGGGGGGGTCCCCTACcccagggggggtgggggtcctGCCGCCGGGGGGGCGGGGAATGTTGGGGGGTGCGCCCCCCCCTACCCCAGCGGGTCCCCCCTGAGCCAGCCGCTGCGCCGCAGGGGGGGCCGCTGCTGGACCGCGTGTACCGCACGTACCGGCTGATGCACACCCACCAAACCGTCGAGTTTGTCCGAAAAAAGGTGTgaccccccccccaggcccccccacAGCGGGGGACACCCCCCTCCATCCCACATCATCCCACCTTAGTGCCCCATCCCAGCCCGCTTACGGGGCTCCCCCACACTCCGGGGAGGGCCCTGATGGGTTTTGAGATGGCAGCATGAGTTGGGGGGGgtgttgcccccccccccccagcaccccgtgtgtccccccccagcgtGCCCAGTACGGGGGGTGCTCCCTGCGCAAGATGGCCGTCATGGAGGCGCTGGGGCTGCTGGACGCGCTGGTGGACGAGTCGGACCCCGACGTGGATTTCCCCAACTCCTACCACGCGTTCCAAACCGCCGAGGGCATCCGCCGGGAGCACCCCGACAAAGGTGGGGCACCCCACACCTCCCCCGTGACGTGGGGACCCCCAAGTCCCACGATGGGGGGGTGACAGCTCCCCAActtgcccccccaccccagactgGTTCCACCTCGTGGGGTTGCTGCACGACCTGGGGAAGGTCCTGGCGCTGTTTGGGGAGCCCCAGGTGAGTGGGATGGGGGGTGGGGGATCCCCCTTTTTTGGGGAttcctccccccacaccccaagcAGCGGGACACCCATCGCACTCCCCCCTGCAGTGGGCCGTGGTGGGGGACACCTTCCCCGTGGGCTGCAAGGTGCAGAAATCTGTGGTTTTTTGGGATTCCACCTTCCACGACAACCCCGACACCGGAGACCCGCGGTACAGGTGAGGCTGGACCCCCCCGCGGGGGTGCTAGGACCCCCCCAGCCCATGTTACAGCTGGGGAAGGCACTGGGGGGGGCCCAGCCATGAGCCCCCCGACCCGGCTCCGTCCCCAGCACTGAGTTCGGGATGTACCAACCCCGCTGCGGCCTGGACAACGTCCTCATGTCCTGGGGACATGATGGTAAGAgccggcggggggccggggggggccgccgAGGGCCCCCCCTCCTCGCGGCAGGGCCCTTCACCCCCAAACAGGGCACTGATGTGCTGGGGATGGCTGTGCCTGgttcccccccccaaccccctttGCTGGGGGATTCAGGCCTGGAGCCTTTTGCATGAGGTTGGGGGGTGGCAGCCTCAGGCAGGGGGGGGCAGTTTCACCCGGGGGGGGCGGCTGCAGCTCTCGGGGTGCCCCTGTGTGcccccccctctctccccagAGTACATGTACAgagtcatgaagttcaacaactTTGCCCTGCCCGAGGAGGTGaggggttggggcggggggggggcgaccCCCGAGGGGCTATGGGGAGGGTTTGGGGGCCCCCCCGAATTGGGCTGGCATGTGtacccccccgctccccccccccaggCTTTCTACATGGTCCGCTTCCACTCCTTCTACCCCTGGCACACGCACGGGGACTACCTGCACCTCTGCACCGAGGAGGACCTCCGCATGCTGCCCTGGGTGCGGGAGCTCAAGTGCGTGGTCTGGCGGGGGGAcagacacacacagggacaaGGAGGGGTCACACAGGAACGGGGGGGCTtggccgagcccccccccggggccagcagccccccagcattGACACACCCTCCTCGCTCCTGCAGCAAGTTCGACCTCTACACCAAGCAGGAGGAGCTGCCCGATGTGCAGCAGCTCCGCGGTTACTACCAGTCGCTGATCGACAAGTACTGCCCGGGGCAGCTCTGCTGGTGAGGGGGaaccccccccgggacccccccgagACCCCGgaacccccccccagcaccccacgcTCTACCCCAGCTCCCACCACTGTGGGGCTCCACAATAAACCTGCTTGTCTCGCACCCCCAGTGCCGGTCACAGTCCCCTGGGGGGActcggggggggtggggtggggggaggagtgagAGCCCCTTTTCCcccgggggggacacacacacacaaggggCAGGACCCCCCGGCAGGCCCAGGGAGAGGCGGGGGGCTGGAATGTCAAAGGctttatttagaaaattattatagGAAACCTCTGTGCTGAGGGACGAGCCTGCGGAAAGCACATTGCAGCCAGagcgccccccaccccccccccccccgtccccacgccggggcagggggggggcagtgagctccggggaggggggggtgggcagcACCCCAAACTGCCCCGGGGCCGCGCAGGAtaacggcgggggggggggtgggtggagggTGCTGCCTCGCTGCGGCTGCTCaaagctgctcctgccagcactgagcatcccccccccccacttcgCCAAAGCCCCCCTGCAGGGCCCAAAGTGGGGTGAGGGGGTTTTGGGAGGTGACTCCTGGCCTGGGGGGGAGGACACGGACAGCGCTGCCCCCCGCGAGCGATGACCGCGAAGGCActggcaggggacagggcagcCAGCTCACCCCGGGGCACGggggggctgcctgcaccccagccGGGGGTCCcccacccggggggggggggggggggggcaggcggcggggggggcgcagGCAGCGCCCGCAGTCCATGGGTGGAAGACGGGGCCCGGGCCGGGGGCTCCGGGCGTTATTTTCTCTTCTTGGGGGGGCGGCCGCCATCACCGTGGCCAtcggccgccccccgcgcccggccctcACCCTTCTCCTCCGCCTCCTTGCCCTCTTTCCTCCGCACTTGCCCGTTCTTCTCGCCGCCCCCCCGGTCCGCAGGGTCCCCCCGCCTGGGGCCTTTGTGTCGGGCGGGGGGCGCGCCCCCCCGGGGCCGGTGGCCCAGGGCTCGTAGGAGGTAAATGGTGGCCGCCACCAGGTAGAGGGACCAGAGGATGGTGGGGCCGGAGAAGGGGCGGCTGAGCCGGCGCAGGGCCCGCAGCGCCCGCGGCAGGAGGGCATCTGCCGAGCGCCTGGGGGGGGTCTtgtcctggggggggggacaaGGGAGGGGAGGTCAGGGTGGCCCCAAtccatcagcccctgccccccttcacagagcagcagccccccccGAGCCCGCGGGCTCAACCATTAACCGGGAGCTGGTTAACTGGTGACCAATTGCCACCGCAGGGataaaactgggggggggggggcagcagctgccccacagcccccccccccaaccatgAGGAGCCTCTGGGAGGTTAGTACAGGCAGGGGGGACCCAGCACCCCACATCTGGGGGGGTCAGACCCCCACATGTGACCCATTGATGTTTGGGGGGGTCAGACCCAACCTGCACCACCCCACACCTGGGGGGTCAGACCCCAGATGTCACCCTCACATCTCAGGGGTTAGAACTATCTGCATTGCCCTACATTTGGGGGTGTCAGACACACCTCAGGGTCAGACACCCCCCCATGTCACCCCCAACATGTGGGGGGGGTCAGACCCACCTGCATCGCCCCACACCTGGGGCTCAGACACCCACATTTCACCCACCCCACACCTCGGGGGGGGTGAGCCCCCACGCGGGGCCGTACCTTCAGGCCGTGCTGGCCCAGCAGACTCTCGAGCGCAGGGTCACCCAGCGAGACAGTGGGGAAGAACTGGTGGAGGAGCTGCCGCCGCCACCATGGCGCAGGGCCGGGGCTGGAAtggtgggggacacacacagctcAGACCCCTGCCCCCGCTCCTGCGCAGCTCCCAGCCTCGCCAAAGCATCAGCGAGTTGGGGGGGGGCCGAGGGGGGAAAGTCCCTCCCCAACCCGGCGCCACTCACCTGCCCTGGGCGCTGCCGGTGAACCAGTACTTGTAGAGCTGGGCCCGGAGGTAGACGGGGGGGCGAGCACTGAAGGGGTACTGGGACTCGTCGGCCTGCACCAGGCGGATCACTGTGGGGGGGGACACCTGGTGtcagcacccaccagcacccagggACCCCCTGGTCCTCAATACCTAGGGAACCACCTGGAGATCCCCCCACCAGGACCTGCCCTGACGCCCCCGATACCCAGGGAAAGGTTTGGAAACACCCAGGACCTGCTCCCTGGCCCCCAACACCTGGGGAAGGGCCCAGAGCCCACCAGCATCTGCCCTGGGTATTGGGGCTGCAGGGAAGCATCTGGAGCCCCCCCAGGACCTGCCCCCTGGTCCCCAATACCCAGGGAAGCACGTGGAGTCCCCCCAAGACCTGCCCCGTGGTCCCCAATGCCCAGGGAAGGGCGTGGAGCCCGCACAGAACCTGCCCCCCAACACCCAGGGAAGCACCTGGAGCCCCCCCAGGACCTGTCCCCTGGCTCCCAGCCCCTCTCACCCTCCTCCTTGCCCTGCAGCAGGCGGTAGACGAAGCTGGTGAACCAGGGGCTGCTGGTGTGGGGGCCCAGGGCCGCAAACCACATCTGCCAGTCCAGGCGGGGCTGGTGGGGGGCGACCACGGGGGGGGCCCTGCTGACGTTCCCAGGCTTGTACATGAACTCGATCTCCTGCAGAAAAAAGGACCGGGGGGGTGTTGGTCGGCTGCTGGATGAAAAcgagccagcggtgtgcccaagtggccaagagcACCCTGGCTCAtgtcagcaatagtgtggccagcaggactgggatCGTGTTCCCCCCAACCCGTCCTTGGCGCTTGTGGGGCCACCCCTCGAATACCGGGCAGagttttgggccccccactaCGAGACAGACATGGAagggctggagcgcgtccagagaagggtctggagcacagggaggagcagctgggggaactgggggggtttagtctggagaaaagggggctcaggggagacctcactgctctgcaactgcctgaaaggttGTAGCGAGGAGGGGGTCGGTCttttctcccaagtagcaagcgACAGGATGAGAGAAACAGccacaagttgcaccaggggaggtttaggtcagacattaggaaaaatttcttccccaaaacGGTTGTCAAGCGCTGGGAGGGGCTGCCCGGGGaaggggtggagtcaccaccccgCCTCGGGGGGGATTTAAAAGCCAAGCAGCCGCGCTTGGGGACAGGGTTTGGCAGCGTTGGGTTTACGGTTAGACTTGAGcgtcttcagggtcttttccaagctaaaggGCTCCTGGGGGAGGGGGCGACTCACCGTCCAGGTCTGCTGGTCGTAGCTGCCCTCCAGCACCACCTCAGGCCGCCCCCCAACGCCCGTCATCCTGCGGAACAGCCCGTAGGAATTCACCACCTGGAACCGCTCCACCGCGCTGAACATCTGGTGGATGCCAGGCCACAGCTTGCCATTGGACTCGTAGTCGATGTAGGTGAAAGGCACCTGGGGGGAGGCACAGAGCGGCTCCGTCACGACTAGGAGCAGCTTGGGGGGGCCCCCGTACCCCAAGACAAAGCCCCACTGGCCCCTACTTGCTCACCAGGCTGACGGCAAACATCCCCAGGGTCGCTGTGGCGAAGACACCCCACTGCAGCGTGGCCCAGAGCTTCCAGAAACAGCCACGGATGCAGAAACACCTgtgagggggggcggggggagggagaaATGGGGTTCAGGGCCGTTCCCCCACCTCGCTGGGCCCAAAGCGGTGGAGGGCTCAGCCCTGCGCCAACCCCTCCcaacccacccagcaccccccaccccacacagcCATTTCCAAGCATCCCTCCACGCAGGGGGTGGCCCCAGCCCCCCAGATTGGTCACCCTGAAGAGCTGCAAGGCCCCGGGggggcccccagcaccccccccccaccctgtcaCTCACCTATACATGGCAAAGAGAATCTCCCAGGAGAGCGAGAGGAAGCCCAGCCCCACCAGCGGCAGGGTCACGGCCCGCAGCCACGTCGTAAACTCGTGATAGGTGAAGGCTGGAATGAAGGAAAACCCATGGGGTCAGAGAGGGGGGGCCTCCCCCCTCACCTCGGCGGGGCACAGGGGGCCGTGACGTACCCACTTTGGAGTCCAGCAGCCTCTTCTCCCAGTTGATCTCCAGGCTGAAGTACTGGACGCTCCAGTAGAGGAGGAAGGCGTAAGCACTCAGCTCCGTCAGGGCGGAGAGGAGGGACCGCAGGCTGGGGGGCCacgctgcagcacagcacagccactgaatgccaggggctggggggcaaaCTGCACCCCAAAAGCCCAGCCAGTGTGCCCCCGTGGTAGGAGACAACACACCGTTTCACAGGGACCCTGGCTTGAGCCCCCCCATGGGCACAGACCCAGAATGACAGTggcctgtcccctccctgccatggACACAGCAGAGAGGGGGCTCCCCTCCCTCAAACAGGGCTTCCCAGGGACTCACTGCTGGTGTGTCTCTTCTTGCTGCGCCCCAGCCAGCACCCTACATGCTCCTCGTCCAGCAGAGAGAAAGCCAAAACGATGGTGAGCATGTTGAAAAAGTTGTAGTTTCCCGTGAGGATGatgaggagctgcagcaggaccTGGGGAGGGGTAAAGGCAGGGCTGGGTGTCA
This genomic window contains:
- the MIOX gene encoding inositol oxygenase isoform X2 — encoded protein: MRSLQADAAASPVGPESGGAGPEYRNYRGGPLLDRVYRTYRLMHTHQTVEFVRKKRAQYGGCSLRKMAVMEALGLLDALVDESDPDVDFPNSYHAFQTAEGIRREHPDKDWFHLVGLLHDLGKVLALFGEPQWAVVGDTFPVGCKVQKSVVFWDSTFHDNPDTGDPRYRLSTWSASTPSTPGTRTGTTCTSAPRRTSACCPGCGSSTSSTSTPSRRSCPMCSSSAVTTSR
- the MIOX gene encoding inositol oxygenase isoform X1, with the translated sequence MRSLQADAAASPVGPESGGAGPEYRNYRGGPLLDRVYRTYRLMHTHQTVEFVRKKRAQYGGCSLRKMAVMEALGLLDALVDESDPDVDFPNSYHAFQTAEGIRREHPDKDWFHLVGLLHDLGKVLALFGEPQWAVVGDTFPVGCKVQKSVVFWDSTFHDNPDTGDPRYSTEFGMYQPRCGLDNVLMSWGHDEYMYRVMKFNNFALPEEAFYMVRFHSFYPWHTHGDYLHLCTEEDLRMLPWVRELNKFDLYTKQEELPDVQQLRGYYQSLIDKYCPGQLCW
- the LMF2 gene encoding lipase maturation factor 2, which codes for MGDPPRRPRSLFLAGLAAAYLAAFASLYVQIPGLYGRDGILPARRVLRLSGKGLWEQLRDFPTLLWLSPRLGLDTELGMELLCLLGVLASFGALLFESLRDSLLFALLRVLYLSLYQVGQVFLYFQWDSLLLEAGFLAVLVAPLRLLKWRSTTWRAHDGVTFWLVRWLLFRLMFASGVVKLTSRCPTWWGLTALTYHYETQCIPTPGAWFAHQLPVWFQKFSVVATYVIEIAVPLLFFAPVRRLRLFAFYSQVLLQLLIILTGNYNFFNMLTIVLAFSLLDEEHVGCWLGRSKKRHTSTWPPSLRSLLSALTELSAYAFLLYWSVQYFSLEINWEKRLLDSKVAFTYHEFTTWLRAVTLPLVGLGFLSLSWEILFAMYRCFCIRGCFWKLWATLQWGVFATATLGMFAVSLVPFTYIDYESNGKLWPGIHQMFSAVERFQVVNSYGLFRRMTGVGGRPEVVLEGSYDQQTWTEIEFMYKPGNVSRAPPVVAPHQPRLDWQMWFAALGPHTSSPWFTSFVYRLLQGKEEVIRLVQADESQYPFSARPPVYLRAQLYKYWFTGSAQGSPGPAPWWRRQLLHQFFPTVSLGDPALESLLGQHGLKDKTPPRRSADALLPRALRALRRLSRPFSGPTILWSLYLVAATIYLLRALGHRPRGGAPPARHKGPRRGDPADRGGGEKNGQVRRKEGKEAEEKGEGRARGAADGHGDGGRPPKKRK